One segment of Colias croceus chromosome 15, ilColCroc2.1 DNA contains the following:
- the LOC123698284 gene encoding mitochondrial 2-oxoglutarate/malate carrier protein has protein sequence MAQTQTVAAPVKERYIPNGLKFAFGGFAGMAATCVVQPLDLIKTRMQLSGGGRSSFTVAGEIVAREGFVALYAGLSAGLLRQATYTTTRLGVYSWLFDSYKEKHGGEAPGFAMKTALGIAAGSIGAFVGTPAEVALIRMTADGRLPAEQRRNYKNVMDALLRIIREEGVLKLWRGATPTVGRAMVVNAAQLSTYSQAREMFVGYVPDGITLHFCASMVSGLVTTIASMPVDIIKTRIQNAAKGQSQMAVVTNLLRNEGVLSLWKGFLPYYARLGPHTVLTFIFLEQMNSAYFKYM, from the exons ATGGCTCAAACTCAAACGGTTGCAGCACCTGTAAAAGAGCGATATATTCCAAATGGATTGAAATTTGCCTTTGGTGGTTTTGCAGg tatGGCTGCAACCTGCGTAGTGCAGCCTTTGGATTTGATCAAAACCCGAATGCAATTGAGTGGTGGCGGTCGATCGTCGTTCACTGTGGCCGGTGAGATTGTAGCGAGAGAGGGCTTTGTGGCCCTATACGCTGGGCTCTCGGCGGGTCTCTTACGACAGGCTACATATACTACCACTCGCCTTGGTGTATATAGTTGGCTATTTGATTCTTATAAAGA AAAGCACGGGGGCGAAGCGCCGGGCTTCGCCATGAAAACGGCGCTAGGTATCGCGGCCGGGTCTATAGGAGCCTTCGTGGGGACTCCTGCTGAG gTGGCGCTAATTCGTATGACAGCCGATGGTAGACTGCCCGCGGAACAACGAAGAAACTACAAAAATGTGATGGATGCATTATTGAG GATAATTCGCGAAGAAGGTGTTCTCAAGCTATGGAGAGGAGCGACCCCCACAGTTGGTCGTGCGATGGTGGTCAACGCGGCGCAACTCAGCACGTACTCACAG GCCCGTGAAATGTTTGTTGGCTACGTACCGGACGGTATAACGCTACACTTCTGCGCGTCCATGGTCTCCGGTTTGGTCACCACCATCGCGTCTATGCCCGtcgatattattaaaactag GATACAAAACGCTGCCAAAGGACAAAGCCAGATGGCGGTAGTCACAAACTTACTACGCAACGAAGGAGTCCTCTCTCTATGGAAGGGCTTTTTGCCGTACTACGCTCGTCTCGGACCGCACACTGTGCTCACTTTTATATTCTTAGAACAGATGAATTCggcttattttaaatatatgtaa